Proteins from a single region of Crassaminicella profunda:
- a CDS encoding mechanosensitive ion channel family protein: MEGFYNNFLEKIVKYIHEWIIAKKLGTHIGDFFKIILIFIAMILAVRFSNMAVNKFFANREKFKIGGEEKRINTIKGIVNSIVRYTIYFVAFTPILQTIGINISSLIAAAGIGGLAIGFGAQNLVRDIISGFFILLEDQFQVGDHVEIGSKSGIIEDMTLRVTTIRDLNGDLHIIPNGSIDIVTNKCRGNMRAWVDVGIAYEENIDNAIHVLKELCEEVAHENEKIIEGPTVLGVTNLGESDVVLSIIAKTVPLEQWAVERELRKRIKERFDEKEIEIPYPRRVVIGNEKS, from the coding sequence TTGGAAGGCTTTTATAATAATTTCTTAGAAAAAATCGTAAAATATATTCATGAATGGATCATTGCAAAAAAATTAGGTACGCATATAGGTGATTTTTTTAAAATTATTTTAATATTTATTGCAATGATTTTAGCCGTACGCTTTTCCAACATGGCAGTCAATAAATTTTTCGCTAATAGAGAAAAATTTAAAATTGGAGGGGAAGAGAAAAGAATCAATACCATAAAAGGGATTGTCAATAGTATCGTTAGATATACTATTTATTTTGTTGCTTTCACCCCTATCCTTCAAACTATAGGAATCAATATATCTTCCCTCATTGCAGCAGCTGGAATCGGAGGTTTGGCAATTGGTTTCGGGGCACAAAATTTAGTTCGTGATATCATTTCAGGTTTTTTTATTTTGTTAGAAGATCAATTTCAAGTAGGAGACCATGTAGAAATAGGAAGTAAATCAGGCATTATAGAAGATATGACTTTAAGGGTTACCACCATTCGAGATCTTAATGGGGATTTGCATATTATTCCTAATGGAAGCATTGATATTGTCACCAATAAATGTAGAGGAAATATGAGAGCTTGGGTAGATGTAGGAATAGCTTATGAAGAAAATATAGACAATGCTATTCATGTTTTAAAGGAATTATGTGAAGAAGTGGCTCACGAAAATGAAAAAATTATAGAAGGACCTACTGTTTTAGGAGTTACCAATTTAGGAGAATCGGATGTAGTATTATCCATCATTGCAAAAACAGTGCCTCTAGAGCAGTGGGCAGTAGAAAGAGAACTAAGAAAAAGAATTAAAGAACGATTTGATGAGAAAGAAATAGAAATTCCTTATCCGAGAAGAGTTGTCATAGGAAACGAAAAAAGTTAA
- a CDS encoding DUF951 domain-containing protein, with protein MDLKVGDIIKVKKSHPCGSDEFEIMRTGMDFRIRCLGCDKQVWIPRVKLEKRVKKIVERKEE; from the coding sequence ATGGATTTAAAAGTAGGAGATATTATAAAAGTAAAAAAGAGTCATCCTTGTGGAAGTGATGAATTTGAAATTATGAGGACAGGGATGGATTTCAGAATCAGATGCCTTGGATGTGATAAACAAGTATGGATTCCAAGAGTAAAGCTTGAAAAGAGAGTCAAGAAAATAGTAGAGAGAAAAGAAGAATAA
- a CDS encoding PLP-dependent aminotransferase family protein: protein MKYANRLENMKASEIREILKLTQLPDIISFAGGMPAPELFPIEEMKNITVKVLEESGQKALQYSTTEGFLPLREKIADRMKKFGIEAQGEDILITSGSQQGLDFAGKIFLNPKDVVICESPSYLGAISAFKAYECEFLEVATDDDGMIMEDLEKKLKENPQARLIYVIPDFQNPTGKTWSVERRKKLLELANKYDLPIIEDNPYGELRYDGEILPSLKGLDTEGRVVFLGSFSKIFCPGLRLGWVYASKEILEKFILSKQPADAHTSTMAQMEVNAFIENYDLDHHVEELKRVYKKRRDLMLNTMKETFPKEIKYTYPEGGLFIWVELPRGMDAKELMKKALEKKVAFVPGGSFFPNGGNENTFRLNYSNMTDERIVEGIRRLGEVLKTEILK from the coding sequence ATGAAGTATGCAAATCGTTTGGAAAACATGAAAGCATCTGAAATAAGAGAAATACTAAAGCTTACACAATTACCAGATATTATATCCTTTGCAGGAGGTATGCCAGCACCAGAATTATTTCCTATTGAAGAAATGAAAAATATTACTGTAAAGGTATTAGAAGAAAGTGGACAAAAAGCACTTCAATACAGCACAACAGAGGGTTTTTTGCCACTAAGAGAAAAAATAGCTGATAGAATGAAAAAGTTTGGAATAGAGGCACAGGGAGAAGATATTTTAATTACCAGTGGTTCTCAGCAAGGATTAGATTTTGCAGGGAAAATCTTTTTAAATCCTAAAGATGTGGTAATCTGTGAAAGTCCTAGTTATTTAGGAGCTATTAGTGCATTTAAAGCTTATGAATGTGAATTTTTAGAAGTAGCTACAGATGATGATGGTATGATCATGGAGGATTTAGAGAAAAAATTAAAAGAAAATCCACAAGCTAGGCTTATTTATGTTATACCAGATTTTCAAAATCCAACAGGGAAAACTTGGTCCGTAGAAAGACGTAAAAAGCTATTAGAGCTTGCTAATAAATATGATTTACCAATTATTGAAGATAATCCTTATGGGGAATTAAGATATGATGGAGAAATATTGCCATCCTTAAAAGGGCTAGATACAGAAGGAAGAGTTGTATTTTTAGGATCATTCTCTAAAATATTCTGTCCAGGACTTCGTTTAGGATGGGTATATGCATCTAAGGAAATACTAGAAAAATTCATCCTTTCAAAGCAGCCAGCAGATGCTCATACAAGTACTATGGCACAAATGGAAGTGAATGCATTTATAGAAAATTATGATTTAGATCATCATGTAGAAGAGCTTAAAAGAGTTTATAAGAAGCGTCGAGATTTAATGCTAAATACAATGAAGGAAACATTCCCAAAAGAGATAAAATACACGTATCCAGAGGGCGGATTATTTATTTGGGTAGAACTACCTAGGGGGATGGATGCAAAAGAATTAATGAAAAAAGCATTAGAAAAGAAGGTTGCATTTGTACCAGGAGGCTCATTTTTCCCAAATGGAGGAAATGAGAATACTTTCCGCCTCAATTATTCTAATATGACAGATGAAAGAATCGTAGAGGGAATTAGAAGACTTGGGGAAGTTTTAAAGACAGAAATTTTGAAATAA
- the rpsF gene encoding 30S ribosomal protein S6: MRKYETMFILKSNLEEEKRNAVIEKFKGIVEANGEIEKVEEWGNKKLAYEINKMNEGYYVLMNFKSGIDVPKELDRNFRISDDVMRHLTVNLEEK, from the coding sequence ATGAGAAAATATGAAACTATGTTCATATTAAAGTCAAACCTTGAAGAAGAAAAAAGAAATGCAGTAATCGAAAAATTCAAAGGAATCGTTGAAGCAAACGGTGAAATTGAAAAGGTTGAGGAGTGGGGTAACAAAAAGTTAGCTTATGAAATCAACAAGATGAACGAAGGTTACTATGTTTTAATGAACTTCAAATCAGGTATTGATGTTCCAAAAGAGTTAGACAGAAACTTCAGAATTTCTGATGACGTAATGAGACATCTAACAGTAAACTTAGAAGAAAAGTAA
- a CDS encoding single-stranded DNA-binding protein, producing MNQVTLIGRLTRDPELRFTAGSGKAIATFSIAVDRGYGQDKQADFFRIVVWDKQGENCANYLAKGSLVAIQGRLQNNNYEKDGVKHYNIDIVANRVQFLDTKRSRDEQGGFNPSPIEPDGFQAIEDDDDIPF from the coding sequence ATGAATCAAGTTACATTAATCGGGAGATTAACAAGAGATCCTGAACTTAGATTTACAGCAGGAAGCGGAAAAGCAATTGCCACCTTTAGTATAGCAGTAGATAGAGGATATGGCCAAGACAAACAAGCAGATTTTTTCAGAATAGTCGTATGGGACAAACAAGGTGAAAATTGTGCAAATTACTTGGCAAAAGGAAGTCTTGTTGCAATACAAGGAAGACTTCAAAATAATAACTACGAAAAAGATGGTGTAAAACATTACAATATAGATATAGTAGCAAATAGAGTACAATTCTTAGATACAAAAAGAAGTAGAGATGAACAAGGTGGATTTAATCCATCTCCGATAGAACCAGATGGCTTCCAAGCCATAGAAGATGATGACGATATTCCATTCTAA
- the rpsR gene encoding 30S ribosomal protein S18 has translation MPRPKRRGRKKRVCSFCADKSSTIDYKDVKKLGKYVTERGKILPRRISGTCATHQRALTVAIKRARIVALLPYTAE, from the coding sequence ATGCCAAGACCAAAAAGACGTGGCCGTAAAAAAAGAGTATGTAGCTTTTGTGCAGATAAATCAAGCACTATAGATTATAAAGATGTAAAAAAACTTGGTAAGTACGTTACTGAAAGAGGTAAAATACTTCCAAGAAGAATCAGTGGTACTTGTGCAACACATCAAAGAGCTTTAACTGTAGCAATCAAAAGAGCAAGAATCGTTGCATTATTACCATATACAGCAGAATAA
- a CDS encoding MazG-like family protein — translation MNLGDHHIDITKNIKTIEWLKSELLMTIASLYEILLKGVKGSQDLLIDVLANIIMVTYILGKRLGIPFTRIDMRIEDKIKLGILEKHKIEDWHGDLSSLKQYLDKNRS, via the coding sequence ATGAATCTAGGGGACCATCATATAGATATAACCAAAAACATAAAGACCATTGAATGGTTGAAAAGTGAATTACTTATGACGATTGCATCACTATATGAAATATTATTAAAAGGTGTAAAAGGATCACAAGATTTATTAATAGATGTTTTAGCAAATATTATTATGGTAACTTATATTCTAGGAAAAAGATTAGGCATTCCTTTTACGAGGATAGATATGCGTATAGAAGATAAGATAAAATTAGGCATTTTGGAGAAACATAAAATAGAAGATTGGCATGGAGATTTGTCAAGTTTGAAGCAGTATTTGGATAAGAATCGTAGCTAG
- a CDS encoding YybS family protein, protein MDKQKKTRALVEAALMATLVSIFTIVLIYIPILTPVIFLIPVPFIILGKRQGIHFTILAVIVWAMVIVSLIGPIQTMFVVLFMGLPAIVMGYMMNKKYKPFKVLAGGVIAALLGLILSISFVSVLSGVNVIDKVMGQMKIVMDMQIKQMQMYKDMGMKPEQIKNLEENMKIYMQAMGMTIPAGMIIGSAFFSYINHAVATRILKRIGNEVEGLPPLRYVRLPRSFVMGTVFIGFLTMMTQYLQIVNFQTLVVNEILIFQLIYFVQGLGVVSYFLHHFKIKKVLRILIYMLLLFSGNGVFIIAVMGIIDALINLRKLQRDNENI, encoded by the coding sequence TTGGATAAACAGAAAAAAACACGGGCGCTAGTTGAAGCTGCATTGATGGCAACTTTAGTGAGTATTTTTACAATTGTATTGATCTATATACCTATATTAACGCCTGTGATCTTTTTAATCCCTGTACCTTTTATAATACTTGGGAAAAGACAAGGAATACATTTTACTATATTGGCAGTTATTGTTTGGGCAATGGTTATTGTAAGTTTGATAGGACCTATACAGACTATGTTTGTTGTTTTATTTATGGGGCTACCGGCTATTGTTATGGGATATATGATGAATAAAAAGTATAAACCTTTTAAAGTATTAGCAGGTGGAGTTATAGCGGCTCTTTTAGGTTTAATTTTGTCTATTAGTTTTGTAAGTGTATTGTCTGGAGTAAATGTTATAGACAAAGTAATGGGACAAATGAAAATAGTTATGGATATGCAAATAAAACAAATGCAGATGTATAAAGATATGGGAATGAAACCTGAACAAATAAAAAATTTGGAAGAAAATATGAAAATTTATATGCAAGCTATGGGGATGACGATTCCTGCTGGTATGATTATAGGTTCAGCATTTTTTTCGTATATCAATCATGCTGTAGCTACACGTATATTAAAGAGAATAGGAAATGAAGTTGAAGGGCTACCTCCTTTAAGATATGTTCGTTTACCAAGAAGCTTTGTTATGGGAACTGTATTCATTGGATTCCTTACAATGATGACCCAATATCTTCAGATTGTAAACTTTCAGACCTTGGTAGTAAATGAAATTTTGATTTTTCAACTTATTTATTTTGTGCAAGGCCTTGGTGTCGTAAGCTATTTTTTACATCATTTTAAGATAAAGAAAGTATTGAGAATTCTTATTTATATGCTGCTATTATTTAGTGGAAATGGTGTTTTTATTATTGCTGTAATGGGAATTATTGATGCACTGATAAATTTAAGGAAACTACAAAGGGATAATGAGAATATTTAG
- a CDS encoding DHH family phosphoesterase — MKNMRFSKLLIPDTKIYLWMMTLFVGIIAYYNTWIGSIGILVLMYFAYYNWKTQHNRQEMWTKYIEDLSSNIDSVTRYAVLDMPIPLVVIEFDGSISWYNATFSEMIDTKDLLEKNIEDVIGGFKINNILKEKEDMVVEVTIEDRHYKVLYNIVKTSTNDEKYMIMLYWIEITNFQNLKVKYNEEKPVVILIEVDNYDDVLKNTEEANRPLVIAEIDRRISLWGSRMNAAIQKYQKDKYITFVENQYVELLETKKFTILDEIREIQVGNQIPITLSIGVGANGKSPAQLEEYARAAMDLALGRGGDQAVVKKIKTLNFYGGKTKAVEKRTKVKARVIAHALRQLIDQSKEVVIMGHNFPDMDSLGAALGVYRAVRNREREAYIVLDHVNEAIKNLYDHIKEYEEYKFINCEDLLSGVSKDTLVVVVDTHRPNFTQCPKVLEIAERVVLIDHHRRGAEFIDQAVLTYLEPYASSTCELIAEILQYMDDKINIEKIEAEALLAGITVDTKNFSFKTGVRTFEAASWLRRAGADTTNVRQLFQDDLDTFVSIADVVKNAKSIGNNIALSVCSKDMENTSLVAAQAADELLNIRGITASFVLGIRNNQEIIISGRSLGDINVQLILEKLGGGGHLSVAGAQLKDKTIEEAKAVLEKAIEEYFEEGEES; from the coding sequence ATGAAAAATATGAGGTTTAGCAAATTGTTAATACCCGATACAAAGATTTATTTATGGATGATGACTTTATTTGTAGGGATTATTGCCTATTATAATACATGGATAGGGAGTATAGGTATTCTAGTACTCATGTATTTTGCCTATTATAATTGGAAAACGCAGCATAACCGACAAGAAATGTGGACCAAGTATATTGAAGACTTATCTTCTAATATAGATTCTGTTACAAGATATGCTGTATTAGATATGCCTATTCCTTTGGTAGTCATTGAATTTGATGGAAGTATTAGCTGGTACAATGCTACATTTTCAGAAATGATTGATACAAAGGATCTTCTTGAAAAAAATATTGAAGATGTAATTGGAGGCTTTAAGATAAACAATATTTTGAAGGAAAAAGAAGATATGGTAGTTGAGGTAACAATTGAAGATAGACACTATAAAGTTTTATATAATATAGTAAAAACATCTACAAATGATGAAAAATACATGATTATGCTATATTGGATAGAGATTACCAATTTTCAAAATTTAAAGGTCAAGTACAATGAAGAAAAGCCTGTGGTGATTCTTATAGAAGTTGATAATTATGATGATGTTTTGAAGAATACAGAAGAAGCAAATAGACCTTTGGTGATTGCTGAAATTGATAGACGAATAAGTCTTTGGGGATCAAGAATGAATGCAGCTATTCAGAAATACCAAAAGGATAAATATATAACATTTGTGGAAAATCAATATGTAGAGCTTTTAGAAACGAAGAAATTTACTATTTTGGATGAAATAAGAGAAATCCAGGTAGGAAATCAAATTCCTATTACCCTAAGTATAGGGGTTGGGGCAAATGGAAAGAGTCCAGCCCAATTAGAAGAATATGCAAGAGCGGCTATGGATCTTGCTTTAGGTAGAGGTGGAGATCAAGCTGTTGTAAAAAAAATTAAGACGTTGAATTTCTATGGAGGAAAAACAAAAGCTGTTGAGAAAAGAACCAAAGTAAAAGCAAGAGTTATTGCTCATGCATTGAGACAATTAATTGATCAGTCAAAAGAAGTGGTTATTATGGGACATAATTTTCCTGATATGGATAGCTTGGGGGCAGCTTTAGGCGTATATAGAGCTGTAAGAAATAGAGAAAGAGAAGCGTATATTGTATTAGATCATGTAAATGAAGCTATAAAGAATTTATATGATCATATAAAAGAGTATGAAGAATACAAGTTTATTAATTGTGAAGACCTTTTAAGTGGCGTGAGTAAAGATACATTGGTTGTAGTGGTAGATACCCATAGACCCAACTTTACCCAATGCCCTAAAGTGCTAGAGATAGCTGAGAGGGTAGTTCTTATAGATCACCATCGAAGAGGAGCAGAATTTATTGATCAGGCAGTTCTTACATATCTAGAGCCGTATGCGTCTTCTACTTGTGAGTTGATTGCTGAAATTCTTCAATACATGGATGATAAGATTAACATTGAAAAAATAGAAGCAGAAGCATTACTTGCGGGTATTACAGTAGATACAAAAAACTTCTCCTTTAAAACAGGGGTGCGTACCTTTGAAGCAGCATCTTGGTTAAGACGTGCAGGAGCAGATACAACCAATGTAAGGCAGCTTTTTCAGGATGATTTAGATACTTTTGTATCTATAGCAGATGTTGTGAAAAATGCAAAGAGTATTGGAAATAATATTGCTTTATCTGTTTGTTCAAAGGATATGGAAAATACATCTTTAGTAGCAGCCCAGGCAGCTGATGAACTCCTTAATATTCGAGGAATTACGGCATCTTTTGTTTTGGGAATTAGAAATAATCAAGAGATTATTATTAGCGGAAGATCCTTAGGGGATATTAATGTACAATTGATTTTAGAAAAACTTGGTGGAGGTGGACATCTGAGTGTGGCAGGTGCTCAACTAAAAGATAAAACCATAGAAGAAGCTAAAGCAGTGCTAGAAAAAGCAATTGAAGAATATTTTGAGGAAGGTGAAGAATCATGA
- the rplI gene encoding 50S ribosomal protein L9: MKVILLKDVKGLGKKGNVVNASDGHARNFLIPRGLAKEATSGSVKVLEKQKAAEKRKKDEEFAKAKALADKISNLTVKLEGKAGEGGRLFGSITSKDIAEGLMKQHKIKIDKRKIQLDSPIKTLGAMFVEIKVYPEVTAKMQVQILEA; the protein is encoded by the coding sequence ATGAAAGTAATCTTATTAAAAGATGTAAAAGGACTAGGAAAAAAAGGTAATGTGGTGAATGCTAGTGATGGACATGCTAGAAACTTTTTAATTCCAAGGGGACTTGCAAAAGAAGCTACATCTGGAAGTGTAAAGGTTTTAGAAAAACAAAAAGCAGCAGAAAAGAGAAAAAAAGATGAAGAGTTTGCAAAAGCAAAAGCTTTAGCAGATAAAATTTCAAATTTAACGGTTAAATTAGAAGGAAAAGCTGGAGAAGGCGGAAGATTATTTGGATCTATTACTTCAAAGGATATTGCCGAGGGACTTATGAAGCAACATAAGATTAAAATTGATAAGAGAAAGATTCAATTAGATAGTCCAATTAAAACATTAGGAGCAATGTTTGTAGAGATCAAGGTTTATCCAGAAGTAACAGCAAAAATGCAAGTACAGATTTTAGAAGCTTAA
- the dnaB gene encoding replicative DNA helicase — MEHFGRVPPHNIDAEQSVLGAMILDKEAIVMSTEMIRGEDFYKEAHKEIYDAIIALYTRDEPVDLVTLAEELTQRQTLEAIGGITYLTSLSSAVPTTTNVKYYAKIVEEKSILRRLIKASSEILEKGYQAEEEVNNILDLAEKNIFDISQKKSQEGFTGIREVLLEAFDKIDALYKNKGGITGLTTGFSDIDRKTSGLQKSDLILVAARPSMGKTAFSINVAQNAAIKADASVAIFSLEMSKEQLVQRMLSSESHIEIQKIRTGTLTEDEWPKMAKAMGPLAQAKIFIDDTPGITVMEMKAKCRRLKMEQGLDLVLIDYLQLMSGDGRTESRQQEISNISRSLKGLAREMDCPVIALSQLSRAPELRADHRPILSDLRESGAIEQDADIVMFLYRDEYYHEDSEKKNIGELIIAKQRNGSTGTVELAWLGQFTKFANLDKYTEE; from the coding sequence ATGGAGCATTTTGGAAGAGTTCCTCCCCATAATATAGATGCAGAACAGTCCGTACTAGGAGCTATGATTCTTGATAAAGAAGCTATTGTTATGTCAACAGAAATGATTCGTGGAGAGGATTTTTATAAGGAAGCACATAAAGAAATTTATGATGCTATTATTGCACTATACACTAGAGATGAGCCAGTAGACCTTGTAACCTTAGCAGAAGAATTGACGCAAAGACAAACTTTAGAGGCCATTGGAGGGATTACTTATTTAACAAGTCTTTCTTCGGCTGTGCCAACAACTACCAATGTTAAGTATTATGCTAAGATTGTTGAAGAAAAATCTATTTTAAGACGATTGATTAAGGCTTCTTCTGAAATATTAGAAAAAGGTTATCAAGCAGAAGAAGAAGTAAACAATATTTTAGATTTAGCAGAAAAAAATATCTTTGATATTTCACAAAAAAAATCTCAAGAAGGATTTACGGGTATTCGCGAAGTATTGTTAGAAGCTTTTGATAAAATTGATGCACTCTATAAAAACAAGGGGGGCATTACAGGTCTTACAACGGGATTTTCTGATATAGATAGGAAAACCAGTGGTCTTCAAAAATCAGACTTGATTTTGGTTGCAGCAAGACCTAGTATGGGAAAGACAGCCTTTTCCATAAATGTTGCTCAAAATGCAGCCATTAAAGCAGATGCATCTGTTGCTATATTTAGTCTTGAGATGTCAAAAGAACAGCTTGTACAGCGTATGTTAAGCTCTGAGTCCCATATAGAGATTCAAAAAATTAGAACAGGTACTCTAACGGAAGATGAGTGGCCAAAGATGGCAAAGGCAATGGGACCTTTAGCACAAGCAAAAATTTTCATTGATGATACACCAGGGATCACGGTTATGGAAATGAAAGCAAAATGTAGAAGACTTAAAATGGAGCAAGGATTAGATTTAGTTTTAATTGATTACTTGCAGTTAATGTCTGGAGACGGTAGAACAGAAAGTAGACAGCAGGAAATTTCTAATATTTCTCGTTCTTTGAAAGGGTTAGCAAGAGAAATGGATTGTCCTGTAATTGCCTTATCACAGCTATCCCGTGCGCCAGAATTACGTGCAGATCACCGTCCTATTTTATCAGACTTAAGAGAATCTGGAGCCATTGAGCAGGATGCAGATATTGTTATGTTTTTATATAGAGATGAATATTATCATGAAGATAGTGAAAAGAAAAATATTGGAGAGCTGATTATTGCAAAGCAGCGTAATGGTTCAACAGGAACAGTAGAACTAGCATGGCTTGGTCAATTTACCAAATTTGCAAACTTAGATAAATATACAGAAGAATAA
- a CDS encoding ferritin family protein has protein sequence MPISNFSELEILKIAKGIEEAGYDFYKKASEKFDDEDVKKMFEYLAAEEMEHKNTFQNLYDRVAEKLEKQEEAQSLYDEPTTEYLKAISETAIFNTNGLTSNKVENIHSVKDALIIGLQAEKDSILFYEAIVKNTKFEMTKLVLERLIKEEVKHLHKFKRLIDGLEK, from the coding sequence ATGCCGATTAGTAATTTTAGTGAACTAGAAATATTAAAGATTGCAAAAGGAATTGAAGAAGCAGGATATGATTTTTATAAAAAGGCATCAGAAAAATTTGATGATGAAGATGTAAAAAAAATGTTTGAATATTTAGCTGCAGAAGAAATGGAACACAAAAATACTTTTCAAAATCTATATGATAGAGTTGCTGAAAAGCTAGAAAAACAAGAAGAAGCACAATCTTTATATGATGAGCCTACGACAGAATATTTAAAAGCTATCAGTGAAACAGCAATCTTTAATACGAATGGATTAACCAGCAACAAAGTAGAAAATATCCATAGTGTAAAAGATGCACTTATTATAGGGCTTCAAGCAGAAAAGGATTCCATACTCTTTTATGAAGCTATTGTAAAGAATACAAAATTTGAAATGACTAAACTTGTATTAGAAAGATTAATTAAAGAAGAAGTAAAGCATTTACACAAATTTAAAAGATTAATAGATGGGTTAGAAAAGTAA
- a CDS encoding GNAT family N-acetyltransferase, with amino-acid sequence MKILKGEKVYIRKLLREDVDKMQCWATHEDPLYFHYNFPKMNKEQSDEWYRIKTKKLKRKSFSIESKDGEVIGYLSIRDMKWMRRESELGIVFDAQYINQGYGKEAIILFLDYYFNILKMKTLILRAAKFNKRAIKCYTSCGFEIVKESMDEFEDQYAEIFYNPLYSQLRRLFIISGGKKKTCYVHMKVSKEEFYKKINSLPTKPCVSVE; translated from the coding sequence ATGAAAATATTAAAGGGGGAAAAAGTTTATATTAGAAAACTACTTCGTGAAGATGTGGACAAAATGCAATGTTGGGCAACTCATGAAGATCCACTATATTTTCATTATAATTTTCCCAAAATGAATAAAGAACAAAGTGATGAATGGTATCGCATAAAAACAAAAAAATTGAAAAGAAAAAGCTTTTCCATAGAAAGTAAGGACGGTGAAGTAATAGGATATCTATCTATTCGAGACATGAAATGGATGAGGCGAGAAAGTGAATTGGGGATTGTTTTTGATGCACAGTATATAAATCAAGGATACGGGAAAGAAGCAATTATACTATTTTTAGATTATTATTTTAACATACTTAAAATGAAAACCCTCATATTAAGAGCTGCAAAGTTTAATAAAAGAGCTATAAAATGTTATACTAGCTGTGGATTTGAAATTGTGAAAGAGAGTATGGATGAATTTGAGGATCAATATGCAGAAATATTTTATAATCCGTTATATAGTCAGTTAAGAAGATTGTTTATCATCTCAGGAGGGAAAAAGAAAACTTGTTATGTGCATATGAAAGTTAGCAAAGAAGAGTTTTATAAGAAAATAAACAGTTTACCCACAAAACCATGTGTATCTGTGGAATAA
- a CDS encoding DUF1858 domain-containing protein, with the protein MAKITRDMIIAEVLKMDRELAPIFMRHGLTCLGCPAASMESIADVSVVHGIDPDALLNDLNEYLESKEK; encoded by the coding sequence ATGGCTAAAATTACAAGAGATATGATTATAGCAGAAGTATTAAAAATGGATAGAGAGTTAGCTCCAATCTTTATGAGACATGGATTAACTTGTTTAGGATGCCCAGCAGCATCAATGGAAAGTATTGCAGATGTATCTGTAGTGCATGGAATAGATCCAGATGCTTTATTAAACGACTTAAATGAATATCTTGAAAGTAAAGAGAAGTAA